The following are encoded in a window of Methanomassiliicoccus sp. genomic DNA:
- a CDS encoding DNA primase large subunit PriL yields the protein MEGLHLAKYPFLKDAAEHVKDQGVTLDDLLEHQAFRQARARGKARVMDALEDGIIRLRPMGTEAEQLEEILSYPMARMFVSSVGDKFLTKRYALAEGVAMCERLEREENDVVEEVAYQLGVPVSTELDAREELAVRMHFSDYLRFTSRMRSKEWKLVNTEVRDGHVTLSQVKFARVMQQALQDRIESELPLPVTESITRALGEDLRELKDRTAIKRDQFKAEDFGKVSVENFPPCMKHLIGMAQAGENIPHSGRFALTAFLHHVGLSSDDILALYATSPDFDQSKTKYQVDHITGETSGTEYTPPECATMKSYGICFEPDSLCNHPKEYVKHPLSYYRIKNLPPKNARGRPSPSPSSRSRPPAGPR from the coding sequence ATGGAGGGCCTCCACCTCGCCAAGTACCCGTTCCTCAAGGATGCGGCGGAGCATGTCAAGGACCAGGGGGTCACCCTCGACGACCTGCTGGAGCATCAGGCCTTCCGCCAGGCCCGGGCACGGGGCAAGGCCAGGGTGATGGATGCCCTGGAGGACGGCATCATCCGTCTCCGTCCCATGGGCACCGAGGCCGAACAGTTGGAGGAGATCCTTTCCTATCCCATGGCCAGGATGTTCGTGTCCAGCGTGGGGGACAAGTTCCTGACGAAACGCTATGCCCTGGCCGAGGGGGTCGCCATGTGCGAACGGCTGGAGAGGGAGGAGAACGATGTGGTAGAAGAGGTGGCCTACCAACTTGGGGTACCGGTCTCCACCGAGCTGGACGCTAGGGAGGAACTCGCGGTCAGGATGCACTTCTCCGATTATCTGCGGTTTACCTCGCGCATGCGAAGCAAGGAATGGAAGCTCGTGAACACCGAGGTCCGGGATGGACATGTTACCCTGAGCCAGGTCAAGTTCGCCCGGGTCATGCAGCAGGCTCTCCAGGACCGCATCGAGTCTGAACTGCCTTTGCCGGTCACAGAGAGCATCACCCGCGCGCTGGGGGAGGACCTGCGGGAGCTTAAGGACCGCACCGCCATCAAGCGAGACCAGTTCAAGGCCGAGGACTTCGGCAAGGTCAGCGTGGAGAACTTTCCGCCGTGCATGAAGCACCTCATCGGCATGGCCCAAGCCGGGGAGAACATTCCGCACTCGGGACGGTTCGCCCTAACCGCCTTCCTGCATCATGTCGGTCTTTCCTCGGATGATATCCTCGCGCTCTACGCTACCTCCCCCGATTTTGATCAATCGAAGACCAAGTATCAGGTGGACCATATCACCGGGGAGACGTCGGGAACCGAGTATACCCCACCCGAATGTGCGACCATGAAGAGCTACGGGATCTGTTTCGAGCCGGACTCGCTGTGCAACCATCCCAAGGAGTACGTAAAGCATCCTCTGTCGTACTACCGCATCAAGAACCTCCCCCCGAAGAACGCACGGGGCAGGCCTAGTCCGTCACCTTCCTCCAGATCTCGACCGCCCGCTGGACCGCGGTGA
- a CDS encoding RNA methyltransferase → MGRFRVVLVEPEHEGNVGAVARAMGNFSFDELCMVNPCPIGDEAFKRAKHAGYILSNASVVGTIDEAVKGCSLVVGTTGIVTHGPKRYIRIPMPARELASKTADHEGRIALLFGREGLGLSQEELARCDLLAHIPSSDEYPTLNLSHAVSIVLYELFQVQGHRISRNPVSSEEERELLYKYFARLLVAIDYPDFRRENTEIMFRRMMGRSVPTKWEFYTIMGVIGDAAKLIEKRKNEK, encoded by the coding sequence ATGGGTCGATTCAGGGTCGTTCTGGTAGAGCCAGAGCATGAAGGCAACGTCGGGGCAGTGGCCCGGGCCATGGGCAATTTCTCCTTCGACGAGCTGTGCATGGTGAATCCCTGCCCTATCGGCGATGAGGCGTTCAAGCGAGCCAAACATGCCGGGTACATCCTTAGCAACGCCTCTGTCGTTGGTACCATCGACGAGGCGGTGAAGGGGTGCTCCCTGGTGGTGGGTACCACGGGCATCGTAACCCACGGACCCAAGCGCTATATTCGCATCCCCATGCCGGCACGGGAGCTGGCGAGCAAGACCGCAGACCACGAGGGACGTATCGCCCTGCTGTTCGGGCGGGAGGGACTCGGTCTCTCTCAGGAGGAGCTGGCCCGCTGCGACCTGCTGGCCCATATTCCCTCGAGCGACGAGTACCCCACGCTGAACCTGTCCCACGCCGTCAGCATTGTCCTCTACGAGCTGTTCCAGGTCCAGGGGCATCGCATCTCAAGGAACCCGGTCTCCTCAGAGGAGGAACGCGAGCTTCTCTACAAGTACTTCGCCCGCCTCCTGGTGGCGATCGACTACCCCGACTTCCGCAGGGAGAACACTGAGATCATGTTCCGCCGGATGATGGGAAGGAGCGTACCGACTAAGTGGGAGTTCTACACCATCATGGGCGTCATCGGGGACGCGGCCAAGTTGATCGAGAAGCGGAAGAACGAAAAGTGA
- a CDS encoding elongation factor 1-beta: MGKVAAVYNVVPESPEVNPEDIVKAMPSVLPDGVGINSVSIKPFAFGLKIIEVTAIMDDTSGIIEKLEEALRSIPQVQSVENTTITLV; the protein is encoded by the coding sequence ATGGGAAAGGTCGCCGCCGTGTACAACGTCGTTCCTGAGAGTCCTGAGGTCAACCCCGAGGACATCGTCAAGGCCATGCCGTCGGTCCTCCCGGACGGGGTAGGCATCAACAGCGTGAGCATCAAGCCCTTCGCCTTCGGTCTCAAGATCATCGAGGTCACCGCCATCATGGACGATACCTCGGGCATCATCGAGAAACTGGAGGAGGCCCTCAGGTCGATCCCCCAGGTCCAGAGCGTCGAGAACACCACTATCACCCTGGTCTGA
- a CDS encoding CDP-alcohol phosphatidyltransferase family protein, which translates to MVLDTKRDRVEFIILPVARAMSRFHPNTISWASFVLAWVAGALIFFSPQGGTTTEIIVMLVLASLAVLASGFLDAIDGKVARLTGRASRRGDLLDHILDRYSDVVMIGAVAVSAWCNPYIGMLAIIGVLLTSYMGTQSQAVGAGRLYAGLLGRADRVVLLTIAPLLQALFVFLLVGDVGFGSSMSLYQLSYLEITDTVRLSAFEIVMLWFAVVGNITAVQRAVEIWRKVTD; encoded by the coding sequence ATGGTACTAGACACAAAGCGGGACCGGGTGGAGTTCATCATTCTGCCGGTGGCACGGGCGATGTCGAGGTTCCACCCCAATACGATCTCTTGGGCGTCCTTCGTTCTGGCCTGGGTCGCCGGAGCGCTCATCTTCTTCAGTCCTCAGGGCGGCACGACCACGGAAATCATCGTCATGCTGGTCCTAGCCTCTCTGGCCGTGCTCGCCAGCGGATTCCTCGATGCCATCGATGGCAAGGTCGCCCGATTGACAGGCCGGGCATCGAGGAGGGGGGACCTTCTGGACCACATATTGGACCGGTACTCTGACGTGGTGATGATCGGTGCGGTGGCGGTATCCGCATGGTGCAACCCGTACATCGGCATGTTGGCCATAATCGGGGTGCTGCTGACAAGCTACATGGGCACGCAGTCTCAGGCGGTGGGGGCCGGGCGGCTGTACGCCGGGCTCCTGGGAAGGGCCGACCGGGTTGTCCTCCTCACCATTGCCCCTCTCCTGCAGGCCCTTTTCGTCTTCCTCCTAGTTGGAGACGTAGGGTTCGGCTCCTCCATGTCCCTCTATCAGCTCTCCTACCTGGAGATCACCGATACGGTGCGCCTCTCCGCCTTCGAGATAGTGATGCTATGGTTCGCCGTGGTCGGCAACATCACCGCGGTCCAGCGGGCGGTCGAGATCTGGAGGAAGGTGACGGACTAG
- a CDS encoding radical SAM protein → MTRVLRALIIDGYVDEPACLGVPPYISPQVRAAVGAARAAGAEAEYVTIDQVRQGVALPHAAVSLVLAGSAVPGKYLRAMPASGREIVTLAERLPGIRALGGPAALDPSYAGKFDHLANRDPAASVHDLLTAGSASERWRSMEEWNSWLLAGADTVLRHPDFPQPMVAEVETYRGCVRYASGGCSFCVEPMKGSPSFRDEEDIIAECRKLRELGVVNFRLGAQTCIVSYKADLSAGDPPRPNPGAVERLFSGLSSLRPDVLHVDNANPAVIASYPEESSAVLRSLVRNCTPGNVLALGLESADPAVRDANNLNANAEQAMEAIRAINRVGGTVGPTGLPHLLPGLNFIIGLEGETKEGLARDRAFLRTVLEEGLLLRRINVRQVIPIRRPFPPTVSHQDFMRFKEFVREEIDRPMLERLVPRGRVLRRVFTELHDGNTTFGRQIGSYPLLVGVPYTLELGRFVDVKVIGWGFRSITAIEHPLRINSCSLKALEALPGVGRKRAIRLFRHRPMRGPEDLARALDDPRVTDELLELVAFH, encoded by the coding sequence ATGACCAGGGTCCTCCGGGCGCTCATTATCGACGGGTACGTTGACGAGCCTGCCTGCCTGGGAGTACCGCCATACATATCTCCACAGGTCAGGGCCGCGGTGGGCGCTGCGCGCGCGGCCGGAGCGGAGGCGGAGTATGTTACCATCGATCAGGTACGCCAGGGCGTCGCCCTGCCCCACGCCGCGGTGAGTCTGGTCCTGGCCGGTTCCGCCGTCCCGGGCAAGTATCTCAGGGCCATGCCCGCATCGGGCAGGGAAATCGTAACCCTCGCCGAGCGGCTGCCGGGGATCAGGGCGTTGGGCGGCCCGGCCGCCCTGGACCCTAGCTACGCCGGGAAGTTCGATCACCTCGCGAACCGGGACCCCGCTGCCTCGGTCCATGACCTGCTCACCGCAGGAAGCGCGAGCGAGCGATGGAGGTCGATGGAGGAATGGAACTCCTGGCTACTGGCCGGGGCGGACACCGTCCTCCGCCATCCCGATTTCCCACAACCGATGGTGGCCGAGGTCGAGACCTACCGTGGGTGCGTGCGCTATGCCTCGGGGGGATGCTCATTCTGCGTGGAGCCGATGAAGGGGAGCCCCTCGTTCCGGGATGAGGAGGACATCATTGCCGAGTGCCGGAAGTTGCGGGAGCTGGGGGTCGTCAACTTCAGGCTCGGGGCGCAGACCTGCATCGTCTCGTATAAAGCCGACCTGAGCGCCGGGGACCCTCCCCGGCCAAACCCCGGGGCGGTGGAGCGTCTGTTCTCTGGCCTGTCTTCGCTCAGGCCGGACGTGCTGCACGTGGACAACGCCAATCCCGCGGTCATCGCCTCCTACCCCGAGGAGTCGTCGGCGGTCCTGCGGAGCCTGGTCCGGAACTGCACCCCCGGCAACGTCCTCGCCCTCGGGCTGGAATCCGCCGACCCGGCGGTGAGGGATGCCAACAATCTGAATGCCAACGCCGAGCAGGCCATGGAGGCCATCCGAGCGATCAACCGCGTCGGCGGTACGGTAGGCCCCACCGGGCTTCCCCATCTCCTTCCCGGTCTGAACTTCATCATAGGACTGGAGGGCGAGACCAAAGAGGGCTTGGCGAGGGACAGGGCCTTCCTGCGGACCGTCCTGGAGGAGGGATTGCTGCTACGGCGTATCAACGTTCGGCAGGTCATCCCCATCCGCCGGCCGTTCCCGCCGACCGTAAGCCACCAGGACTTCATGCGGTTCAAGGAGTTCGTCAGGGAGGAGATCGATCGCCCCATGCTCGAAAGACTGGTTCCCCGGGGCCGCGTCCTGCGCAGGGTGTTCACCGAGCTGCACGACGGCAACACCACCTTCGGTCGCCAGATCGGTTCATACCCCTTGCTGGTGGGGGTACCTTATACCTTGGAACTGGGCCGGTTCGTCGACGTCAAGGTCATCGGCTGGGGCTTCCGAAGCATCACCGCGATCGAGCATCCCCTGCGGATCAATTCCTGCTCCCTGAAGGCGCTGGAGGCCCTGCCGGGGGTCGGAAGGAAAAGGGCCATTCGGCTCTTCCGCCACCGACCGATGCGGGGACCAGAGGACCTGGCCAGGGCGCTGGACGACCCCCGGGTCACCGACGAGCTACTCGAGCTCGTTGCCTTCCACTGA
- a CDS encoding adenylate kinase family protein yields the protein MIAITGTPGTGKSSMGAILASRGREIIELGDLIKKHALHDGMDEERGSLEVDPDYLAERLPDLLPDGEIVLIGHLAHLVGADLIIVLRCSPSVLERRLEARGWSEAKVRENMEAEALDVILVEAVESEQETLEIDTTDMTPAEVADAVEEILAGEREKYAVGNIDWSQEVLGWY from the coding sequence ATGATTGCGATCACCGGCACGCCGGGGACGGGGAAGAGCAGCATGGGGGCCATCCTGGCCTCCAGAGGTCGGGAGATCATCGAGCTGGGCGACCTCATCAAGAAGCATGCCCTCCACGATGGCATGGACGAGGAAAGGGGGAGCCTGGAGGTCGACCCCGATTACCTGGCAGAACGCCTTCCCGATCTGCTACCGGATGGCGAGATCGTGCTGATCGGTCACCTCGCCCACCTCGTGGGGGCCGATTTAATCATCGTGCTCCGCTGCAGTCCATCGGTGCTGGAGCGGCGGCTCGAGGCCCGGGGATGGTCGGAGGCTAAGGTCCGGGAGAACATGGAGGCCGAGGCCCTCGACGTCATCCTGGTAGAGGCAGTCGAGTCGGAGCAGGAAACGTTGGAGATTGACACCACTGACATGACCCCGGCTGAGGTCGCCGATGCCGTGGAGGAGATACTGGCGGGGGAAAGGGAGAAGTACGCAGTAGGGAATATCGACTGGAGCCAGGAGGTGCTGGGATGGTACTAG
- a CDS encoding DNA-binding protein, with amino-acid sequence MRYSEATRGRVFIIRLEQGEVVHEVLERFASEHDVRAAAVLMVGAADCGSSIVCGPKEANARPVEPLRHALPGVSEMAGVGTLFPDENDRPMLHVHAAFGRDGKASAGCVRSGVVVWQVLEVIMFELVGSNARKVRDPSTGFELLEP; translated from the coding sequence ATGAGATATTCCGAAGCGACCAGGGGCAGAGTCTTCATCATCCGGCTGGAGCAGGGAGAGGTGGTGCACGAGGTCCTCGAGCGGTTCGCTTCGGAGCATGATGTCCGGGCCGCCGCGGTGCTCATGGTCGGTGCGGCGGACTGCGGCAGCAGCATCGTTTGCGGTCCCAAGGAGGCTAACGCCCGGCCGGTGGAGCCCCTGAGGCATGCGCTCCCCGGCGTCAGTGAGATGGCCGGCGTGGGTACCCTTTTTCCTGATGAGAACGACCGCCCGATGCTCCACGTGCACGCGGCATTCGGTCGGGACGGAAAAGCCTCGGCCGGCTGCGTTCGCAGCGGGGTAGTAGTCTGGCAGGTGCTCGAGGTGATAATGTTCGAGCTTGTCGGTTCCAACGCCCGTAAGGTGAGGGACCCCTCCACTGGCTTCGAGTTACTCGAGCCTTGA
- a CDS encoding DUF3243 family protein, with protein sequence MRETQTEQQEEQVTMCINALDFTKDWTTWRETLQDAIAAARGLGISDDEIKDMALRLGDFLAEKVCPATKEEELIKDMWAVAEPEERKVIANVIFRMLE encoded by the coding sequence ATGAGAGAGACCCAGACGGAGCAACAGGAAGAGCAGGTGACCATGTGCATAAACGCCCTGGACTTCACCAAGGATTGGACCACATGGAGGGAGACGCTGCAGGACGCCATCGCCGCGGCGCGAGGGCTGGGCATTTCCGACGACGAGATTAAGGACATGGCCCTGCGCCTAGGTGACTTTCTGGCGGAGAAGGTATGCCCTGCCACCAAGGAGGAAGAGCTTATCAAGGATATGTGGGCCGTGGCCGAGCCGGAGGAGAGAAAAGTCATCGCCAACGTCATCTTCCGGATGCTGGAATGA
- the ftsZ gene encoding cell division protein FtsZ produces MVGQNDTEEELRRECAELKILVIGCGGGGCNSVHRLMNIGIQGVKTVAINTDKNHLRTVNADQRLLIGSQLTRGLGAGGIPDVGEACMENALEPLNEILKEADLTFITVGMGGGTGTGVAPVVARQARRTGSLVISMATTPFEFERGRRMEAARQGIKKLNDNSDMMLLLDNNRLLDMVNHLPMEQGFGIMDQLVSEIIKGLVEAVTLPSLVNLDFADLRTIMRHKGVSTILYGESTDPEGAVRDALSNPLLEIDYEGATGALIHVTGGEKLSVKKATKVLAGMSEQLDPEAQVIFGARVDAECKDLIRVMAVITGIKELAPKEGRRSSERRELENTLEDLVTTDRPRSRY; encoded by the coding sequence GTGGTGGGTCAAAACGATACCGAGGAGGAGCTGCGTCGGGAGTGCGCGGAACTCAAAATCCTTGTTATTGGTTGTGGCGGAGGCGGGTGCAACAGCGTGCACCGTCTCATGAACATCGGTATACAAGGCGTCAAGACGGTAGCTATCAATACCGACAAGAACCACCTGCGCACCGTCAATGCTGACCAGCGTCTGCTCATCGGTAGCCAGCTGACCCGTGGCCTGGGAGCAGGGGGGATCCCTGACGTAGGGGAGGCGTGCATGGAGAACGCCTTAGAGCCTCTCAACGAGATCCTCAAGGAAGCCGACCTGACCTTCATCACCGTGGGCATGGGCGGCGGCACCGGCACTGGGGTCGCCCCAGTGGTGGCGAGGCAGGCCAGGAGAACCGGCTCGCTCGTCATATCCATGGCCACCACCCCCTTCGAGTTCGAGCGGGGCCGTCGGATGGAGGCAGCCCGCCAGGGCATCAAAAAGCTCAACGACAACTCGGACATGATGCTCCTACTGGACAACAACCGACTGCTCGACATGGTCAACCACCTGCCCATGGAGCAAGGGTTCGGGATAATGGACCAGCTCGTCTCTGAGATCATCAAGGGCCTGGTGGAAGCTGTCACCCTGCCTTCGCTAGTCAATCTGGACTTCGCCGATCTGCGCACCATCATGCGCCACAAGGGCGTGTCCACCATTCTGTACGGCGAGAGTACCGACCCCGAGGGCGCGGTGCGCGATGCGCTCAGCAATCCTCTGCTGGAGATAGATTATGAGGGTGCGACAGGGGCGCTCATCCACGTCACCGGTGGTGAAAAGCTCTCGGTCAAGAAGGCGACCAAAGTGCTGGCGGGGATGAGCGAGCAGCTGGACCCCGAAGCCCAGGTGATCTTCGGGGCCAGGGTGGACGCCGAATGCAAGGACCTCATCAGGGTCATGGCGGTCATCACTGGCATCAAGGAGCTAGCGCCCAAGGAGGGAAGGCGGTCCTCCGAGCGTAGGGAGCTTGAGAATACCCTTGAGGACCTGGTCACCACAGATCGCCCGCGGAGCAGGTACTGA
- a CDS encoding NADP-dependent malic enzyme: MDKKTEEELLKKAYEPARLAMKYHPFYEGKIEITAKCPVRNFQDFAIWYTPGVAEPCKDIKKNPEKVYEHTSKGNMVAVVSDGTRVLGLGDIGPEAGLPVMEGKALLFKYLGGVDAVPICLATKDTEEIIKTVKYLAPSFGGINLEDIENPKCFEILDRLRAEMDIPVWHDDQQGTATIVTAGAINAHKVVGKKISESKVAMVGAGAANIAISRVMVAAGFNIKNIVMCDSKGTLHKGREDIKKTHAEKWFMCTHSNAENVVGSIEDAMKGADIVVAASRPGPGVIKKEWVRGMASDAIVFATANPIPEIWPWEAKEAGARIVATGRSDFPNQVNNSLGFPGIFRGALDVRARTITDDMCIAAALEIAKTAEDRGLSEEYIVPTMDDWEVFPREAVAVAMKAIETGVARVKLSRDELWKRAEGTIKRARSETKLLMDEDYIRAPPE; this comes from the coding sequence ATGGACAAGAAGACCGAGGAAGAACTGTTGAAAAAGGCGTACGAGCCGGCCAGGCTGGCCATGAAGTACCACCCCTTCTACGAGGGAAAGATCGAGATCACCGCCAAGTGCCCGGTCCGTAACTTCCAAGACTTCGCCATATGGTACACCCCTGGTGTCGCGGAGCCGTGCAAGGACATCAAGAAGAACCCCGAGAAGGTTTACGAGCACACCAGCAAGGGCAACATGGTAGCGGTCGTTTCCGACGGCACCAGGGTTCTTGGGCTCGGGGATATCGGCCCGGAGGCTGGCTTGCCGGTCATGGAAGGGAAGGCCTTGTTGTTCAAGTACTTGGGCGGCGTGGATGCCGTCCCTATTTGCCTCGCCACCAAGGATACCGAAGAGATCATCAAGACCGTCAAGTACCTCGCCCCGTCCTTCGGAGGCATAAACCTCGAGGACATCGAGAACCCCAAGTGCTTCGAGATCCTGGACCGCCTCCGGGCGGAGATGGACATCCCCGTATGGCATGATGACCAGCAGGGTACCGCGACCATCGTGACCGCAGGGGCCATCAACGCCCACAAGGTTGTGGGTAAGAAGATCAGCGAATCCAAGGTCGCCATGGTCGGCGCTGGCGCTGCCAACATCGCTATCTCCAGAGTTATGGTCGCTGCAGGCTTCAACATCAAGAACATCGTCATGTGCGACAGCAAGGGCACCCTGCACAAGGGGCGCGAAGACATTAAGAAGACTCATGCCGAGAAGTGGTTCATGTGCACCCACTCCAACGCCGAGAACGTGGTCGGAAGCATCGAGGATGCAATGAAGGGCGCCGACATCGTGGTCGCCGCGTCCCGGCCCGGGCCCGGTGTGATCAAGAAGGAGTGGGTCAGGGGCATGGCCAGTGACGCCATAGTCTTCGCCACCGCCAACCCCATACCGGAGATCTGGCCCTGGGAGGCTAAGGAGGCGGGGGCCCGTATCGTGGCCACCGGCCGGAGCGACTTCCCCAACCAGGTCAACAACTCCCTGGGCTTCCCGGGCATCTTCCGCGGGGCGCTGGACGTAAGGGCGCGAACAATTACCGACGATATGTGCATCGCGGCCGCCCTGGAGATCGCCAAGACTGCCGAGGACAGGGGCCTGAGCGAGGAATACATCGTGCCCACCATGGACGACTGGGAAGTGTTCCCCCGGGAAGCCGTGGCAGTGGCCATGAAGGCTATCGAGACCGGAGTGGCCAGGGTCAAGTTGAGCCGCGACGAGCTGTGGAAGCGGGCCGAGGGTACCATCAAGAGGGCCAGGAGCGAGACCAAGCTGCTGATGGACGAGGACTACATCCGCGCCCCTCCCGAGTAA
- a CDS encoding TATA-box-binding protein produces MAKIKIENVVASTSLSEELDLQAIALALEGAEYEPEQFPGLIYRLKEPKTATLLFRSGKVVCTGAKSLEHVKVAINKVAKQIEKAGIKIIVEPKIEVQNIVASSDLGQEINLNAIAISLGLERVEYEPEQFPGLVYRLDEPKVVVLLFGSGKLVCTGARKPQDVEAAVNKITEELKAAGLLR; encoded by the coding sequence ATGGCCAAGATAAAGATTGAGAACGTCGTCGCTTCCACATCTCTCAGTGAGGAGCTTGACCTGCAGGCGATTGCTCTTGCCCTCGAGGGCGCGGAGTACGAGCCCGAGCAGTTCCCCGGTCTTATCTATCGATTGAAGGAACCCAAGACCGCGACCCTACTGTTCCGGAGCGGAAAGGTCGTATGCACCGGAGCAAAGAGCCTGGAGCATGTGAAGGTGGCTATAAACAAGGTCGCCAAGCAGATCGAGAAGGCCGGCATCAAGATCATAGTAGAGCCCAAGATCGAGGTCCAGAACATCGTCGCCTCCTCCGACCTGGGACAAGAGATCAACCTCAACGCGATAGCCATATCCCTGGGCTTGGAACGGGTGGAGTACGAACCTGAGCAGTTTCCGGGGCTCGTTTATCGGCTGGACGAGCCCAAGGTGGTCGTCCTCCTGTTCGGTTCCGGTAAACTGGTGTGCACCGGGGCCCGGAAGCCCCAGGACGTCGAGGCTGCGGTCAATAAGATCACCGAGGAGCTTAAGGCAGCGGGGCTGCTGCGCTGA
- a CDS encoding CopG family transcriptional regulator, with translation MSETERITIRIPSDKVQALGILVKEGKYPTISDAIRAAIDSFVESNFTPEHIERVTVELPKGNVVELECLVKDGDSVSIDDAIRNAVREYTRKRLTKLEEGH, from the coding sequence ATGAGCGAGACTGAAAGGATTACCATAAGGATACCAAGCGACAAAGTCCAGGCGCTGGGGATATTGGTCAAGGAGGGCAAGTACCCCACCATCTCCGATGCCATCCGTGCGGCCATCGACAGCTTTGTTGAGAGCAACTTCACCCCCGAGCACATCGAGCGGGTCACCGTGGAGCTGCCAAAGGGAAACGTCGTAGAGCTGGAGTGCTTGGTGAAGGATGGCGATTCGGTCTCCATCGACGATGCGATCAGGAACGCTGTGAGAGAGTACACGAGGAAAAGACTGACCAAGTTGGAGGAAGGTCACTAG
- the truA gene encoding tRNA pseudouridine(38-40) synthase TruA codes for MIWRAAIKLAYDGRSFMGSQRQPGERTVESEIIAGLVRIGAIESVTASRFRMASRTDRGVSALGNVAAFDTSFSRPAMLRAINSAVEDVYVYGVAEVPPTFSPRRARGRWYRYMMSSRGLDVERMIECGAALQGQHDFRRFCKPEGRSTVKVLESVALREVDGILIIDIRAREFLRNMVRRMVAALFKVGEAKATVAEVRSALGGRNITFGLAPAEGLTLMDIDYGFPFSVECPPTMSRRAEEYRLDAFARLDFADSLLQRCRE; via the coding sequence GTGATCTGGCGTGCCGCCATCAAGCTCGCCTACGATGGGCGGTCGTTCATGGGTTCCCAGAGGCAGCCGGGAGAGCGCACGGTGGAGTCGGAGATCATCGCCGGCCTCGTGAGGATCGGGGCCATAGAATCGGTGACCGCATCCCGCTTCCGCATGGCAAGCCGGACCGATCGGGGGGTGAGCGCACTGGGTAACGTGGCGGCATTCGACACTTCATTCTCCCGTCCTGCTATGCTACGAGCCATCAATTCGGCTGTGGAAGATGTCTACGTCTACGGCGTGGCCGAGGTGCCCCCGACCTTCAGCCCCCGACGGGCCAGAGGGCGATGGTACCGCTATATGATGTCGTCCAGGGGCCTGGACGTCGAACGCATGATCGAGTGCGGGGCCGCCCTCCAGGGCCAACACGACTTCCGCCGGTTCTGCAAGCCCGAGGGGCGGTCTACGGTGAAGGTGCTGGAGAGCGTCGCGCTGCGGGAGGTCGACGGCATACTGATCATCGATATCAGGGCCCGGGAATTCCTCCGCAACATGGTGCGCCGAATGGTCGCCGCCCTGTTCAAGGTGGGCGAAGCCAAGGCGACCGTGGCCGAGGTGCGCTCGGCGCTGGGGGGCCGTAACATCACTTTTGGTCTCGCCCCAGCTGAAGGTCTTACTCTAATGGACATCGATTACGGCTTTCCGTTCTCTGTCGAGTGCCCACCCACGATGTCACGGCGGGCTGAGGAGTACCGGTTGGATGCCTTTGCCCGGCTGGACTTCGCCGATTCCCTGCTTCAGCGTTGCCGGGAGTGA